The sequence tgtataacctaaaatattattagacaGCATGTctaattaagttttttatgttaatataatattaattaatttcttttagttagaattatttttaaatttaaaataattattttaaaaaatattaactgtAAAAAATAGAACCACATAGAGTTAAAAGAGAGTGAATTTTACACACACCTAACTGCAAATAGGGTTAAAATAACCTAGAGATTCAAATGTCTGGGTTAATAAAACCGTAAAGGGGAAAGGGGTTAAATTAAGCTCGTTAGCAAAGTTCAATGGCCAAATCTGATTAAATTCCTACCAAATATGCATTGCAGGTACCAAATTAGATACGTAAGAAATTCAACACACATCATTCGTCCCCAACAAAGCCTTGTTCATGAAACGCAGAGTCTGTTTACATTTCCTTAATCAATGTTGCCCTCAGTTTAAGAAAAGAGGAACCCCAATAATAAACTGCCAAAAAGCAGAAACTTTTTCAGAAAAAACCACTGTTATCCTGTGATGTACCAGTATTTCTTTGCAGTAGTATGGGTAACGTCGTGGGGACATTAATTTGACACCTGGTCCCCTCTTATTTCTCCAGTTGTTGAAGTCGCAGATTCCCATCCTGCAAGgatcaaaatatttaagtccaaaagaaaaaaccatgGAGAAATGCTTTAGTTTAAAAGCTAACATAAAAGTTTAAAGAAATGAATgacctttttatttaattttacttccATTTAGACAGTGGAATATGTTCTCAGTTCGCCACCTCAACGAATTAACTTCAACGGTCTCATCATGACATTGTCTTCATGATCCAAAATCTGCATACACATGAAAacatcatttaaaaaaaaaatataatgccGCATAATAATGCATGCATAAaatgattttcctttttttctgtGGATTAAACGAAATAGAAGACAGCAGTAGCTCATGAATGGAAAGCATAATAAAACATCGGCCGCATGAGAAAGAATTGCAATGCTCCaacagaaaaacaaaaagatataTTGGAATACTAGACTTATCAATAATGGCGGCatctttagattttcttttctgatagCAACGAGACGTATTTGGAGACACTTTCCATCCTCAATAACTTTGAGATGCCCGTGACTAATAAATTTTCGTTTAAATGGGAAAAATTTAAACTCTCTTTTCTATAATCATTAGTTCAATGATtgtgaaaattataaaatcaccTGTTTGCTCTAAACCCAGCGAAAAAGGTCCCTCAAATGGCATCAGATTTAAGAAAACTGGTCTAAATTGGTTGATAAGTCGTTGCAATTTAAGAAGTTTGGCGGTATTCCCATCTAACAAAATGTGAAAAAGATTGGTGCATTTGCTTTGTATCCAAAAGCGCTATTATGGAAAGGGGGGAGagggagaaagaaaagagaaacttACGTGGCAATGGTAGACATAACCAGGCTCGGCGGTTGCATCAAACGCATAAGATACATTCGAGTGTATATAAGCAAATCTCACTAAAATCTTTGTCACATATCCGGGAGTCATCTTGTACACATTCTTCCACCCTTTCTCATGGGCCGGCACCTCTAGCTTCTTGCCCCGTGCGTATTTGTCTATTTTGCACTTAATTGCATCGTTCAATTTCGACATACAGGCTTTGAATTCCTCCACATTGATCAATCCTGTATGTTCCATCACCACAAATAATCCCAAATGAATGTGCAACGGATGATTATCCTCCGTTAGATTGATCACATTCCATATTTCTGTGGTTCCCTCTTTTGGAGTCTCAGTGACCAACTCATCGTATGATTTACCATTAATGTAAAGATGAGTTGGCTCGTCAATATTACTTGTATATTCATACATAGCAATATATCGTATTTGCGATGCACTAAATAATTTTGGAGaaggatattttattaatttttttggtaCTTTCCACGTATCCACCTCATGATCCttcttgataataaatttcatCACTTTGCCATTGACTTCATTGACCGGGTCCCCAGATGGATAAGGATATGGTGCATCATTGGCTAGAATAACAGTGTCAGACTTTGACTTTGAAAAATCAACAACCACATCAGCAATTTCAGATGGAGCGAGGAGTGTTCTATCAGTAACAACCGGCTCTTCAAGATATACAGAATCAGCTGCCACATGGATGAACCTTAAACCATTGGTGAAAAAGAATCTAAAAAATCTAGCATTGCTAGCATTTATAATACGAAATCTATATTTACGACGTCGTACAATTAAACGTGGCCATGCTTTGCCGTTAACAATAATTGCATCGCCAAAATACTCAGGTTGCCATTGCGGGTGAATAGAAGGATTATTTCCAGTAGAGCTCATGTATAATGAACCATCAGTGCGAAAGCTTCTATCAAATACAACCAACGTCCGATCAAACTCATCTCCATAAGGTAATCTAAGCGACGCCTCAACATCAGGATGGCGAATTATATAGCCTCCAACCAAGCCAGCCAATAAGTTGACTCTAGTCAACCCCATGGCATGGTCATGGTACCATAAGTTGCCAGGTTGTTGAAAATTAAGGTAATGATATGTTTTCTTCGTCCAAGTGGGTCCCTTCTCTTGAAATCTATTGGTGAACCATGATTCTGCATGTCCGTCACTCTCAGGTTCACCAATGCTACCGTGGAGGTGCACTACAGTAGGAATACCTTTCTTTGTGGAAGGTATAGCAGTCGGGATTGTTGGATCCCATGGAAGTATGTGCTTCGAAGGGAGGTGATTCTTCCACGTCACAAATGTGTCAACGCCATGAATGGCCTCAATTGTTGGACCAGGGACGGTTGCGTTTTGCCTCGATACACCATAGGCAAACACTGGCGTTGGAGGCAGATTCCGATGGAATTTCTgcaaacaaaaatcatttaGAAATAGTAAAGAATTAGagatatttttagttaatctGAGTGGATAGCATTTTAATACTggatatataataatttaaatatgtatcattcttttgatattgaatgtaatatattaaaaaaaaaatagctaATAACTTTTTAAGGACTAAAGATATTTATGTAACTCgaaataatatatgtatcaGTCTTTGTATATATGAgcattttaatgaaaattcaaaaaaaattgcatTATGTAGTGCACGAGTTGTATCTCAATCCTAAAATTCAACTAGTTTGAAGATATGAATGAATCATTACGGATTTTATTAGTCTAATTGATTCTATATTGTAAGGAAACTAATAAAAGTAGATCTTTAGGTAGGAACAATTGCATAAAGATTTGATATCTGAAGTCTACGTAAATAGACGGCTAGCAAATTTTTAGACAGACAAATCAATGTTGTTTCGATACATGAATACTTTAAGAAGATAATTAGTACTAAAAAggtagtaaaaaaaaaaaaaaaagagaaggaatAAATCGAATTCTGTAAAGcaaaaaagggatatattCCAGAGCATCATCATGGAAACACATGGGGGCTTGCGGTTCAACCTGGAATAGAAAGAAAGTGGAAATGACCCAAAAATAGTTGAAATGTTCAGGATTTGTGGATTAATTAACCTACTGATTAAAACCCAGAAAAGAATTAACTAAGGGAAATTAATCAGCTTGGTATTCTCAAACTGGAGAATTTATCAAGCTTGATATGGAATTGCAGCAATATCCGGAAAACAAAAGACCTGGTGataataatgaagaaataaaaagagataaacTTACCCATTCCTTCTTGAACATGCCAATCCTAAGCCGCTTGGGTTTAAAAACACCGTTCACAACATCAAAACCATGGATTTTAGGCATGTCGAGAAGCTCATCAACAAACATTTCTAACTTGGTTAGATTTATTAGCTTGTCTTCTGCCCGTGTTGCAGTAATCACTAGAAGGAGATATAAACATAACACGtgaaaaaacaacaacaaagcTCTATCCATGGCGAGAAAGAAATAGGTTGGTATAGCTagcaagaaagagagaaaggaaagaagggaaagaaagagagagaaagagtgAGTGGGTGAAGTGATACTCAATGGGCAAGAGATATAGTGAGAGCTTTTTGGAGAGTGTTTAAGATAATAAGTAATCAATGGTGGGTGTGAAACGTCAAAAGAAAGAGTGTTTGGCCTTTCTTGGTTGGCCTCGATATCTCCTATAtgaattttacatattatatatatattggcactaaataatttatatatacttaattattttaacttaaaacaTCTCACTCATTTAATCTAGTATATAAATAGAGATATATATTTGAAGGAGGCAAAAGTGTTCATGGATTATTACATTCACTTCTGTGAATCTGAGTaacatgttttcttttcttctttgttgtaaatatttggatatttttagGAACAAATAAAAGCGGAAAAGATACaagcataatataaaatcagagtgataaattcaaatttcataaaaatagttGTGAACCAATTAATtaagaagaaataatttatattttacttacttttaatattatattttattaaaatttattaattaaaaatttattttattttaaaaaatatataaaataaaaatgataaagttaaaaaaatattttaatattttaaaatatattaacaaagtAATGCgtaatttatttgattgtgttaaaatttagtttaaatatacctaattttatataaatttaaatatataaaattttaaattaatttttattttattctgagtatataaattttataaatatttaccaAACACAGGCGTATAGTATtcacttttaattttgttgttttcGATTTAATGTAGGTTTTAAAGAAGAAGTGGCAAATATGTAAAGATATGCATATTACACaacagaaaaatctttttgcATGTGCCTTCACCAGTTAGTACCATTTTCTCACTCGTACCGAAGACCAGGTCAATATTATTCAGCTCCAGATTAAGAACTTCTGATACTTGGTTTTATGTTCAATCGGTGTAATTCTTGTGGACTTCACCCCTAGTAATTAAaactgataaataaataaatgttataTCCTATAGGTGGTGGAACAACATTTccaaaaataatcatttttttttatattcatttaataCAAAAGtagagaattaaattttatgaataaatgcatttactatttaaattagtCCTCAAATAGTATCTTAACCACTGGGTGATATCATTTTGACTATCTTTATAaacaagaaattttaaataagtttaGTTTATCACATCATAAATAGACTAACATAATTCCATGATAATATGTGATtgtattttcattaattttataattaacaactattattcaaattcaacaaataaaaaaataacaattaataaataaaatcatatatcacaacataattaatttagtctaagtatatttaaaaacttttCTTGTACCAACCTCACTTGTTGGTTCagttttagataataataaactatcAATCTTCGttcttttttcaataatttgcttttattactaaattaaccAAACATTACTATAACTATACTGTTTTCCTTTTGTCATCTAAAATAGAGGACCAGATACCAATTGCTGTTGTAGTGTGAAGATCTACGGATCGATCCAGGAAAGTATCATTACAAGTCTTTTCCTCTATCAtctctaaaaagaaaaccaattATTATTGTCTAAATTAAGACCAAATGATTCGCAATACACAAGaggaaaataaggaaatttgTTTTGCCATCTAGCaactcatattcatatatataaacagAAGTGTCATATATGTAAAGAACATTTCACGGTTTCCTCTTCAATCTTGAATGTGAACACTTAAAAAGGTAACTATTATTCTCTATATGATAattaaagaatgaaaataGGCCACGTAATAGGTTTAAAAATATCCAATGCAATGGGACCGTATTCTTCTTATAGATGCCATTTCTCAATCACAGACAAAATACTAGGCCAGAAAGACTATTATATCACATCACCTCCTAAAGTCTTCCACTACTTACATGGACTTGActttagtttcatttttaGAACTCATCAGTGTGGTGCGGATGACATTTATCTAACACATGTATCTGAGATTTAATggcttctctttctttctttttcccttttcttttttctgacTGTTActtcaaaagataaaatataaacatgtgtCGGAAATGATAAATTTCATGTGTACGAAGGCTGTAACCAACGTATATGTATATGATAATTTTGCACTACAGATTATCAAAacacttttaataaaataactcaaaCTGAAGCACAAGGCACCCATGACAGGAAACCCAATGATTCTTTTGAGAAGTATTGCATTGTCATTAGAAATGTAGTTGATGTGGATCTCCAACTTGTAAAGCACTTACATGCATGCTAGTGGTCAGTAAGTGACTTGCTGGGCTAAGCATTATCTAAAAAGTTAGTTTATCTAATAATGAATCATTGTTTAAGAAGTAGGCTTACATGATAATGAGTTCATTCTTCACCCTTTATGGGACCAATATTTCTACCAAAAACCATGTTCCATTAGTGCAATCTCGTATTGCACTTGGTCCCTTGCAcaattaatatcatattccACCAAAATAAGTTAATTAACTAACCAATATCTAATGCAAACCAACTGGGAGTTAAATTTAGAAGAATTTTTACTgtgttttgaaagaaaagttctttttaccgtcaaaagaaaaatcaccgttttttttttcaatttctttttactattttttttgaatttcatcagaaaaatataaaaaaatatatatctataagatatttaaaagataatttttttaaattatattattgtgacttcaatttttattttacatctttttcattttttcaaaattttgtcagaaaaaaaatattaaaaagaaatatatctaaaaaaagagagattaaaagtacatttaaaaaatatcgagaatatattatttttaatttatattattataaattcaatttttattttagatcattatatttttttataattttgtcaaaaaaaacagtaaaaatgtaCCTAAAAATATTTCgaaatcttttttgttttaatttgtattatgaTGAaatgaggtatatttatcttttttatcttatatcattatatttggtattcgtaaattgaataatattacatattttttatagcaACTACTGCGTTCTAATGacataaatatatgtatttcaaaaaatataccaaatagaatttaaaatatataaatatataattaaattaaaattaaaaaatatatttaatgataaaacaaatactaaaaagataccaataaaatatcaaaaggatattataatgtaatttcaaaaaaacaaaatcacataaataattttttttgaaaaaaaaaataaaagaattgtaaaaaaaataatcaccgtaaaagtaaaaatttgcTTCCGCTTTATTGTAATCATGTAATTGTCCGTTAAATTTATTCTTGTTTAAGCTTTGGGCTTAAAAGccttctaaaaataaatttggcACAGATCCATATTACAAGAATACCCGACCCAGCCCATCTATTCACCCGCCAACTTGTTCAAAAATCCAGACCTCAAATCGCGCATTTTTCTGTAACTACCAAAACAGACACACTTTTAAACTCTGGCTCTTCACTTCTCAATCTCTAACAATGGCAGATCTAATAGAAACCTTCGCATGCGCTCCTTCAACAGAGCGCGGCCGAGGAATTCTCATCTCAGGCGATCCAAAATCCAATTCCATTCTCTACACTAACGGTAGATCCGTTATTATCCGTTACCTCAACGATCCCTTAAAAGTCCATGTGTACGGCGAGCACGGTTACCCTGTCACCGTCGCTCGTTACTCCCCTAACGGAGAATGGATCGCATCGGCCGACATTTCCGGAACCATTAGAATATGGGGGACACACAATGATTTCGTCCTTCATAAAGAATTTCGTGTCCTTTCCGGTCGGATCGATGATTTGCAATGGTCTCCCGATCAGTTAAGAATTGTTGCGTCTGGTGACGGCAAGGGGAAGTCTCTTGTTCGCGCTTTTATGTGAGcggcctctctctctctttctttttcttttaatttaaattatatttgtttatgttTCCTGCAATGTAATTTTCGCGGTTCTGGTAGAGAAATGATCGCTGTAAACAGTCATATATGAAGCAACTGAAATGatattaatagaaattgaagtaatatttgataaattttttttttaattctaaaagtaACTTAAATAATAGCAGGTAATACGTTACGATATTATTCGTTGCAATGAAATATTACATCTATAATCGTAGGCTTGCGAACTtgttttggtaattttatttttatttttttaacactCATATCTTAGAATGCATTTCTTTTTGCTAAATAGTAAGTCAGTTGCATTTATCAAGCTCAATTTTCCATTTAATGcagttaaaatgaatttaggtAGGATCTGGACTTGAAACACATCacattgaaaaaaaaagtgaaaatttaAGTTTAGTATTTGTTTGTGTATGTATTTCTATTTTGCAAGTAGATTTTTCTCTTAGCTCCTGTTCTTAAATGATACATTATGATTTTGGGGATGTGGTTGTAGGTGGGATACAGGAAGTACTGTTGGGGATTTTGATGGCCATTCCCGGAGGGTTTTAAGTTGTGCTTTTAAACCGACAAGACCATTCCGGATCGCCACATGTGGAGAGGATTTCATAGTGAATTTTTACGAGGGTCCACCTTTTAGGTTCATGCTGTCTCACAGGTTGCTGATTAAAGTACTTTGCAAATATTATCTTCGTTAGTATAGATTCCTTTTAGTCGCTCTGTTTCATGgcaataattgattaatattgAATCAATGTTTAGTATTTGGTTTTTGGATTTACAGGGAGCATTCCAATTTTGTCAATTGTGTTAGATTTTCTCCGGATGGCAGCAAATGTATAAGTGTAGGCTCAGACAAGAAAGGGATTATATACAATGGAAAGACTGGAGAAATAATTGGACACTTGTCTCAAGAACAGGGTCATGCATCCAGTATATATGCTGTTAGTTGGAATCCTGACAGTAAACAAGTACGTAAGCATTTGCTTGAACACTGGTAGAATCAATTACAAAATTTACTTTTACCTCTTTGTATTGCCCGtgcaatatatattttatttcaatttcctGGATAATGGGTTTTACATGGCCCACATCAATATTTACTCATTATGTTGATTGTGAGTTGATGAAATGTTTTAATCCTCCATGTTGTTTGAGAAAAAGCTTTCTATGTATGTTAAACATCTTGAAAGAATTTTGCATTTTCTGCATGCTAGTTCATTTATAGGCATGGGAAATAAAGAAATGTTGTTCATATTAGTAGTTAGACTCAGGTGGTACTAATTAAGATATTGACATTAAGCTAAATTGTTCCGGAAATTAAGGGACATTTTGATGGAATGGCATTAACCCAGCATATAATTCTTCGTTTAACATGCATCTCAATAATCTTTGATTTAAtgcttttatttgaaaatgtATGTTCCTGTTT comes from Ricinus communis isolate WT05 ecotype wild-type chromosome 5, ASM1957865v1, whole genome shotgun sequence and encodes:
- the LOC8286067 gene encoding multicopper oxidase LPR1: MDRALLLFFHVLCLYLLLVITATRAEDKLINLTKLEMFVDELLDMPKIHGFDVVNGVFKPKRLRIGMFKKEWKFHRNLPPTPVFAYGVSRQNATVPGPTIEAIHGVDTFVTWKNHLPSKHILPWDPTIPTAIPSTKKGIPTVVHLHGSIGEPESDGHAESWFTNRFQEKGPTWTKKTYHYLNFQQPGNLWYHDHAMGLTRVNLLAGLVGGYIIRHPDVEASLRLPYGDEFDRTLVVFDRSFRTDGSLYMSSTGNNPSIHPQWQPEYFGDAIIVNGKAWPRLIVRRRKYRFRIINASNARFFRFFFTNGLRFIHVAADSVYLEEPVVTDRTLLAPSEIADVVVDFSKSKSDTVILANDAPYPYPSGDPVNEVNGKVMKFIIKKDHEVDTWKVPKKLIKYPSPKLFSASQIRYIAMYEYTSNIDEPTHLYINGKSYDELVTETPKEGTTEIWNVINLTEDNHPLHIHLGLFVVMEHTGLINVEEFKACMSKLNDAIKCKIDKYARGKKLEVPAHEKGWKNVYKMTPGYVTKILVRFAYIHSNVSYAFDATAEPGYVYHCHILDHEDNVMMRPLKLIR